The sequence ACTGCAACAAATCAGTCTTCAGCTTTGCACCCAGCGAATATTTTTTTTGTGCAGAAGGAACCAACCGATACTTCATCCCATTATATGTAGCATAATCTACAGCGCTAGGAGTTGTTGCATATCGGCTACCACTTTGATAGTTGCTAGGCAAATAATGCGCTGTCAGAGACTTTCTAGAATATTGAGTATTTTTGGTTGGCAAAGAACCATGAATTGTCCTCGAATTCCAGAACAACACATCTCCTTTTTGCAGCGCAGGCGCACTTATTTGGCTTAGATGAGAATCTAAATATCCCTTCACCTTTTTTAGGTAAGGGCCATTGGAAGCTTTTTCATCTTCCGTCAATTCCATATCAAGCATATTAGACTTGGGCAAAACGTAAAACCGTCCTGCTTCTTCTTGGATATCTTCTAGTGCAAACCATCCTGCCAACAAATGGCCTGGTGGCATTGAATCTAGGTAGTACCAATCCTGATGAGCTGGTGTAGCCGTATTCATATCGAAAAGCATCGACTGTACAAGATTATGTTCTTCATATCCTGTAATTTCTGCCAGTGCTTTCTTCACTTCTGGGCTGCAAAAAATGTTTTTCGCTGCATCGCAAAAGGCTGGATAATTGGGGTAATCGTGAACGTTTAGGAATGATTCTTCAGCATAGCCATGATTAGAAATTTTGTGGCTTTCCCATTTATTGCTTGATTGTCTAAAAAAAGGGGCTTTTGAAGGTAATATATTAGTTTTATATTCCTCTAATAGCTTGTCAATCAAGTAACCGGGTATGAGCTTGCGGAATATATAGTATCCGTTTTCGTCATAGTATTGCTTAGAATTGTTCACGTTCGCCAAAACCTCCATAATCTTGATTTACTATTTAACTCAAGGTTGTGGAATAGAGGAAGTAGGAGTGTTTTACATTACAAGCTCAAACTCCTCAGCAGATTGCTTCGTTGCACAAACATCAAAATTTGCTAGGTACCTTCACAGATAATCACTCTAAAATTAACTTAACGCTACCTCGGCTTTCTATACCTCCGTAAATTCACTTAAACCTTGGATTTTTTTGCTGTCACCGCGACTTACTTATGTGAATGTACTGTAAGAAGCTAGTGGCGTTGCTTACTCTAACCATTCGTGCAACGCTTTTGTGTAGCACAACTTACGTTAATCTCTCACGGTCGTAAGTTGGTCGGTTAGCCTAGCCACTTTGTTCTTTATTCTAACGATTAGGTTGCGGCTGGGCATAATTTTTTTGAATAGCGCTTTTTCAAAATCTCGATCTACGACTGTAAACTCGTTAAATTTGATAGGAAATTTAAAAGGGGACTTATCAATATCTGGGAAGCCTAAATTATTTGATTTCGTATGTGTTGCATCCTTATGCCCAAAGCCTTTATTTACAACTAAATTTACCGAGGGAATAACAGTTAACCCGGACTGGCTCATTCTAGCAAAATACCATTGATAATCCCAGACTGTAGGTCTTTGTTTCTGATAGACACTTTCAAATATTTCCTCTCTTTTTTTGTATTGCTCATCATCAGCCATTACATCTCTAATCCTAGTTCTAACCTCTGGGTTTTCCCACATTTTGATATCATAATCAAAGTACTGCCATGCCCTTCTCCAAGAAGCCCATCCCCAAACGCTACCGTGATAAGAGAAGTGATAACTCTGAATATTTGATTTCCATTCCCCCAACACATTAGTTCCACCAACTGCCATAACACGCTTATCATCTCGATATTTTTCTAGCATTTCATCGCAGAATCTAAAAAAATCTGGATGAGGCAAGCAGTCATCCTCAAAAATAATAGCTTCTTCTACATTCTCAAATACCCAAGTAATTCCTGTAGCAGGACGACGCCCGCAGCCTATGTTTATGTCTGAATAGTTCTTTAAAACTTCGCAGTCCCAATCAACACGTTCAATAATTGCCCGCGTCGCCGCGCACTTTGCGGCATCATCTGGTTTATCTGCACGGGGGCCATCGGCAACCACTAAAAGCTTAGGGGGCTTTGCCCGACGTATTGCCTCAAAGACCTTCTCAGTAGTATCGGGTCTGTTGAAAATGATTAAGGCTACAGGGGTTCTCAATTGCCAATCCGCCATTTTTTTAATTCTCCACTATTTGATTCAGGGTACTTTTGATAAGCTTATGGAAAAGGCACCCTCAGACAAGACATAAAATTAGGCATTATAAGCATGCAAGCCTAGTTTTACTTGAATTAGAAGCTCTAAGCTGAGTATATTATAATCCTCCTAATCAAAGGTGTATTTTATTTTATCTAATAAAGGCCAATATTCTTCTTGCTTTATATAGTCTTTATAAACCCTTTAATTTTTTAATTAAAATTTTAAATACATCAATCATAAATAGGGCTTTAGTTTGTTGAATAAATATTTTCCTAGTTTTTGGATAAAATGCACCAGCACCATATGCAGCAAAGAATTGGGCAATAACAGTTGCAATGCCTGCCCCTAGTCCGCCATAACTAGGTATTAGCAATAAATTTAACACTACATTTATCAATGCGCCGATCGCTGTAGTTACAGCCGAAAACTTCATAAATCCTTCTGTTATCAACCACGGAACTCTTGCCAAACCCAAAGATACAAACAAACCCGCCCAAACAAGAACTTCTAAAACTGGTGCGGCTTCAATATACTTTTTGCCAGCTACTATCATAATTATTTGGCTGGAAAAAATAGTTATAGGTATGGCAACGGCGTAGGATAGCAACACCACTAAATTAAAAAGTGTCTGTATTCTTTCGTAATATATTTTTTCTCCCGCTGCTTTAGCTTTCACAATTGATGGCGTAACGGAATTAACAATCGCTGTTGGGACAAAATACCACATCTCTGATGGTTTAACTGCTGCTGCATAAAGTCCCACAGCTTCAGCGTTTTTCATCTGCTGCAACATGATCTGATCTATACGCATATAAATCATAATGACCATGCCTGATAAGATAAGAGGCCAGCTTTCCTTGACTAATGCTTTCCCACGTTCAACGCTGCCCGTCCACAATTTTATAGAGTTCCCGTTCTTTTGATAGACTAGGACGAGCCCTATTGCAATCAAAACATTTTCAGCAAACATTGCCCAAGCAAAGGCAACGAGGGGAAATCGCATTTGAATAAAGGCGATTCTGACGATGCTGATTACCAAAACTGCTGCTGTTCTAGCCCAAACGGTATATTTGGCTTGTACTTGGGATTGGAACCAGAAATCAACTGTTTCAAAAGATTGAAATATAGTTGCCGCTGCTACAATTGCTACCAACCAACGTGTAATGTCGCTATCAGGGCTTTTTATTAACGTAATTGCTACTATAGATAACACTAAGGTTAGTACAGCACCAATTACCTTGAGGACGAAGGCAGTACCCAGTATTTCGTTCTTGACCGAGGGTGAGCGAGTGAGATCGCGCACCACAATGTTATCCAAACCCAATTTAGCAATTGGGCCAAATAGTCCTGCCCAAGCCAGCGATACGTTGTAAAGTCCGAATTGATATGGTGCTAGATAATCAGCAACCAAACGCCCTACCAACAGACCTATAAACAGGCGTAGAATTTGATCGCCAGACAGCCAGATTGTGTTACCAATAACCTTACGCAGACCAGGAGTAATTTTTTGACTGACCGCCGCGAGCTTGTCTAGCATCAGAAGTTTTTAAAGGTTTACAAAAAGCTAATTGTGAGAACAGGTTAAGCGATCGCAACTGGCCTGAGCCAAGCGGCACTACTCAGTATATTATTACCCAGCTCTAGCGACCCCTCCCTCCTCGTAGTAAACAGGTTTTTGGAATCTGCTATGTTCGCTCAAGCTACTCACACTAGCGTCCATGTTCACTCGAGTTGTTATAATCACAAACCACATCCAATGACCAGTCATACCATGCAGCCCTGTTTCCGTAAGGTTCGTCATAACGATATACGTCAACAGCAAAAGTGGCAGTCCTGCTTCAGTTCCTTGACTACGACCCAAATACAAAACTCCCTTAGCAATGCTGCTAAAAAAGGAAAAGAGATATAATGCTAACCCCAACCACCCTAAGTCTAGAGCAAGATCTAAAAAGCCATTGTGAGCATGGGGCGGCACAAACTGGGTCTTTGCCACTATGATCGACCCACCCGGATCAAATTCTTTTCCTCGCCAGGGTTGCCAAAAGCCATTCATTCCAAACCCCAGCAACGGTTCGCTGTTAATCTTATCTATTACCAGTGGCCAAAAATCTGTACGTCCGGTAATCGTCATATCCTTATTGAGAGTATCTACAACAATAAACTCCAAATTGTCTGTTATCAAAATACTCAAGCAAACGCTTACTATTATGAAAAGCAGTACAGAAACAAAAGCCCACTGTGGTTTCAATTTTTTTACAAAACCTAGGTAGCCCCACAAGCTGAACAATACTACCGTTAAAACTTTACTTGCTCCACTACCACCTTTATTTAGTGCATAAAATGCCAAAATAACTACAACTATAGACCAACGACGTTGTTTAGGATTATTAATGGCATTCAATAACCAAACTACTGCACTTAGAGCCATATAAAATGAAAACTGATTTTTATGGCCTAGTATACCCATCCAGCCTGCTGGGTGTACTCCAATAGAGGGTTGAAATGTAGCGTAATATATACTTAATACAACTGTAAACAACGTTAGCCATCGCAAAATTTTATATATTTGTTCCCAATAAAATTCTTTGCCAATATAAATAAAATAAAAGCTCCATATTAATACAACTATACTTGTTCTAAAAGTGTACCCTGGTGTTTGTGACCAAAAACCCGATAAACCCATTAATAAAAAGAAAGTACAAAAAAACGGATCTTGAGTAATAAGTACTGCAATAACATTTAAAAAGTTTTTTAATGTATAGCGAAGTCTTGAAGATAAAAGAATCAGTCCAGCAATATAAAAAGCTAGCAGTCCAATAATAGTTGGAGGAGTGGTATCAAGGTTATATAAATTTATAGGATTTATCTTATTAAAAGGCATTATTGTCACTCCTGTTGCACCAGTTATCGGGAACATAAGTATGCCCAGATAAATTTTCTCGGAAATCGCAGCCCATTTAGGGCTGCGACCTAAGAAGTTAAATAACAACATAAAAATAATTATCCCAAGAGCTAGTATAAGGAGGATAATTAAAGGGCTGCTGACAAGTAATTCTTTCATAACTTTATGGAATATTTATGCTAATTTCATCTAATCTGTGCCGCGTTCAACAAAAGTTTGTATAATATTTAACTGATAAAGAAGCAGGCAGGGGCAACAAATTGGAAGTGACTTTTTGCACAAAAACAAGGTTTGTTGTAAACAGGATAAATTACAGACCCATTGACGACTGGAAGTGAATATAAACGCATTTTCTTGGCAAAACAAGCTGATGTGAGCGTTTAAACACTGGTGATAGCTACTGGTATTTAAATTCTCTGCAAATCATCTGTGCATCCCTGCGGTTGGGACATTACCCAATAAATGCACTCAAAATGAGGACTACGCATTTGTTGCTGGAGCGATCGCTACCCAGCGAGTAACCCAAGGAAAATAGTACGGCTGTTCTGCCAAGGTAGTTGAGGTCTGGTTTGCCCGGTAGAAGGTTAGCGATCGCTTCCATATAGGCTAACTCATACAATTGTCAAAATATCCCTTGTAGAAGCGAGCAGTTGCGCGAACACCTTGTCAAGATATAGATTGTTCCCTAAGACCGTTCCTAAAACTATAACTGAATACTTGAAGGTTAACAAGCCAAGCTCAATCAGCTCCCGGTCGGTTGTCTACTTGTAGCCCCGTCCCACAAATTTCCCTAGGAGTCTCACCCCTAAAAGGAAACGTTTACTTACAAATCTTCCATGAAATGCCGAATATCGGCTTCGGCTAAGACTGGCAAATGATGAACAGCAGCCTTAAGCTAATAAAATTTATGCCCCGAGGGTCAGCAAACCTTAAGTACTAGCTTCGACACGTCCTACAATCAGCGACTATAATCACGAAGAAGTAACTTTAGAACAGATGCCTACTATTTTTCACCAGAAGAGAAAAGGCTATAGGTTTTGCCAGTTGACCTCCGCATCGAGGAAATCGTTTAGGCAAGAACCTCAGTCTTGCCATGTTTGGGAGCCATACAGTGCCGATGATTGGCAATCTCTGCATCCAGCGAGTACACATCCTTCTACGCCAGCTTTTTTCAGGTATTGAAACACTAGCTCAAACGTTGGCAGTGTAACGCTAGAAGCTCGCTTAGACTTCTAAATCAACCACACTAGCAAAGTTACTTTCACCTCCAGGCAGTCCTAACTATAGGAAAATTTTAACTTTTACCACTGACACATAATCCAAAGAAAACCTGATGTTATTCAATAGCTCAACTTTCTTAGTTTTCGTTTTGCTTACCTTCTTGATTTATTACAATCCCAAATTGCGGACAATACAAGTTCCCATTTTGGTTGTTGCTAGTTTTATATTTTATGCTTGGAGTTCACCAGCGCTGCTGATTCTCCTAGTAATATCAATTCTTATCAATGCAGTGGTTAGCTTCAAGGTTGCTAATGCCTCCTATCGTGAAAAATTAGTATGGGCTTTAGGGGGAGTAGCAGTAAACTTATTGATCCTCAGCCTGTTTAAATATGGAGCTTTATTAACGAATTTTTTCGTTGATACGTTCCAGGCTTCTAATAAACCTGAAGCAGGAATTGTATACTTACTTTTACATTTGCCTCTTCCAGTAGGTATCTCATTTTATACATTTGAGGGCATTAGCCTTTTAGTTGATGTTCTTCGTCAACCAACTAAAGGAGCGGAAGATGCTTCTAGCACTCAAACATCTTATGTTGATGGAAACCTGACTAACCACATAATAAATACTTCTTTTTTTGTTGCTTTCTTTCCTCATTTAATTGCAGGACCAATTTTAAAAGCTAAAAGCTTTTATCCCCAAATTGGGATCAAATACTTTAGGGATATTCCTTGGAATTTTGTTTTCCGAACTGTGGTAGTGGGATATTTTTTGAAAATGGTAATAGCCGATAATTTAAAAGATTACACCTACTGGATTACCTATCCGTACTACCAAGGGTTGGGAACCGTTACAAATTTAGTATTGCTTTTCGGCTACTCTATGCAGATATTTGCCGATTTTGCAGGATATTCTCTGATTGCTATAGGAGTTGCCGCTGCTTTTGGCTACCAACTACCAGACAACTTTAACTTTCCCTATATTTCTTGCTCTATTGCGGAATTTTGGAGACGCTGGCACATATCATTATCAACTTGGTTGAGAGATTATCTATATTTCCCTTTAGGGGGGAATAGAAAGGGGAAAGCTAGAACATATATAAACCTAATGATAGTTATGACCCTTGGCGGACTATGGCATGGAGCCGCTTGGAGCTATGCAGTATGGGGAATTTTTCATGGCGTTGGATTAGCAATAGAACGCTTTCTCGGCCTAGAAAAATCAAACGAGCAAACTTCTCCATCAATCCCTATCTGGAAGCAGTTCTTCTTTGATTTAATCAAGGTTATTTTTGTATTCTGCTTTGTCTCACTAGGATGGCTTTTGTTTAAACTACCTAATTTTGGCGAAGCTATGGATTTTTTAGCTACTCTAGTTAGAAACGTTAAAGTAGCACCAGGACTGACTTACATTGTTCCTGTATTGATTTTTTCTTTACCAGTAGTAGTTTATCACATACCTCATTTTCCAACGTTCCGGAACCGTCAAACAGAGGATTTGGCTAAACCAAAAAGTTTGCTATGGAGTGTTGGTAAAGATATAGCACTAGGTATCATGCTGGTACTCTTATTCCTGAATAGCGGTAGTTCTCAAGAATTTATTTACTTCCAATTCTAGTTATATGCCTTCTAATTTATTCAAGTCTAAGTTTCGTCCTTTCTTTGTTCCGGTATTGACCTGCATATTTTTGCTAGGTTTGTATCAAGTTTCAATTTGGGGTGGACTGCTACCACCTAGTAATGGAGTTACCCAATTTGAATCTAATGTAATTAAAGCTCAAAGGTACGTTTACCAGAACCAGCCAGATTCGATGGTGCTAGTAGGCAGTTCACTCACCGATAACATTAAGCCTGAGGATATTGGTTCTAATGTAACCAACTTAGCAATGGCCGGAGGTGCTAGCCAAACTGGTTTGGAGGTAATTAAAAAGAAGCCTGTCAAGCCATCAACTTTGCTGGTTGAACTTAATTATACTATTGATAGAAAAGTAGATGCTAAATTGGTAGATTCTTTATACGATCCATTTTTCTACTTGACTCGTCTTGCTTTTCCAATGTTTAGAGATGAATACCGACCAGTCAGCGTTCTAGTTTATTATCTAAAAAATAGGTCTAAACAGCAGGACAAAGATAAAATAAATAATCCAGAGTTGACACAAAAAGAAATAGGACGGTTAGTAGAAGAAGGCAATAAGCCTTTATCGGATAAACGAGAGAAGGCAATAAGGTCGGAAGCTGAGTACATTAAGAATCAGCTTGCAGAACTTAAGCAGCAAGGTTGGCGAGTTGTTCTATTTGATGTACCAGGCGAAGAGCGCGTACAGAATACTAAGATGTACCAGCAGTCGCGATCGCTTATGCGATCGCTTTTCCCTAAAGATTCTTTTGAGTGGTTACCGGAACCCCCATCGAAAAACTGGACAACTTCAGATGGCGTTCACTTAGTTCGTTCAGATGTTGAAGAATATGCGTTGTTTTTACGAGAGCAGCTATTGAAAAAAAATTCTTGATTACATCAACATTTTCCGGAGAACTTAGGGGAATTTAAGGCTATATCCGCTGTGAGAATTTCAACTGGCGGCAATTCCGGCTTTACCACAAATGCGATCGAATTAATTGCGTTGGGTAAATTTCTCAAGCTCCCTCCGACCTAACAGCGTTTACACACAGTTGGTTCCACCGCTGTTAGTTCTACATCACCAGGTTTATCATCCCTAATACAGATGTATATTTAGGCTGTTATTGGTAGTCATTGGCAGCATAGTGGTGAAAGCACCGCTAGAATAGTAAAACTATTACAAATAAACCTATGAAATTACTATACGCAGGAAAATAAAAGTTATATATGGGATTAGTTATACTAACAGGTGCATTGGAAAAATATTCATGTTTGGTAGTTACAAATTACTCAAAATGTCAGACAGTGCAGGTTTGAGTGGCTGATAAGCATTCTGTAGTAGAGTAGAATGTAAAGGGTGCGACGCTAGAATTGTCAATGAATATGCCTAAAGTATTGCTTAAAAGATCAGTTCTAGTGCATTTTATTTCCGGATCAGCTCTGCAAGCGCCTTTTGATATGCAAAAGACGGCATACTGTTTCCACCCCGCAAGGGTTCGTCATTGACTAGGTTTAGCAGAAGATTTTGATACTTGGGAGAATTTTTATCAGAATCTACAACAGCATGATATCTGTAAGTTTTTCTAAACTAATAACCAAGCCAGTTGCAGGTGTAACCGCCTTGGCTTTAATTGTTGCTTCTTGTCCAATGCCAGTAATGGCGCAGGCGCCTAGAGGCACTCGTCTTTCTCCTTCCCGCACCATCAACAGTGGGCCGCTAAGAACGGCTTACACATTAGGCGGAGGAGATATCATTCGCATCAATATTTTTGACGTACCCCAGTACAGCGGAGATTCTCAGATTCCAGCGGATGGGGTGCTAAACGTGCCTTTGGTGGGTAGCGTTCCCGTACAGGGGCTGACATTGACACAAGCGGCTGATAGGCTGTCGTCTGCATATGCTCGCTTCCTCAAGCGCCCCATTGTTACCGTAACTCTTGTAGCTCCTCGCCCTCTCAATGTTTTTATTGCAGGCGAGGTAAATCGTCCGGGTTCCTACGCAATACCTCTGGTACCAGGAGCAGGTAATATTCCTGGAGTTCAGTATCCCACCGTGACGCAGGCAATTACCTTAGCTAGGGGAATTACACTCACAGCTGATATTAGTCGAGTTGAGCTTCGGCGCCCCCAAAGAGGAGCGCCCGATCAAGTCATCGTTCTAGATTTCCGAGAACTAATACAAACTGGTGGCAGGGGTGATTATTTAACGTTGCGCGATGGAGACAGAATTTTTGTACCCACAACCACTATCGTAAACCTGCCCCAAACACGGGAAATAGCCAGTGCCAACTTTGGCACAGACCCATCTCGACCCGTCAATGTTGCAGTTGTAGGCGAAGTTCTCCGTCCTGGAAGCTACAATTTAATCCAAAGAGGAGGGCCGTCAGACCTTAATATTAGGCCACCAAGCTTGACCATAGCCATTCAACAGGCTGGAGGACTTAAGCCACTGGCAGATCTGCGGCGGGTTCAGATACGGCGTTTGACAAAAGCAGGGCCGGAACAACTTATTAGTATCAACCTTTGGCAATTATTGCAGGCAGGCGATATTAATCAAGATGCAATATTGCAAGAAGGAGATACGATTATCGTCCCCACTGCAACGGCACTAAATCCCGCAGAGTCCAATCAATTATCTATGGCAAATCTTTCTCCTGAAACAATTCAAATTAGTGTGGTAGGAGAAGTTGAAACCCCTGGGACGTTGAAGCTTCCAACCAATACTACTTTGAATCAAGCTCTGCTTTCAGCTGGGGGATTCAGACGTAGTAGGGCAAAAAGGGATGCTGTCGGGCTGATTCGCCTTAATCCAGACGGTAGCGTATCGAAACGCAGCATTAATATTGACTTAGCCCAAGGGATGAATGAGCAAACCAATCCGATGCTCCGCAATAATGACATTGTTGTAATAAGTCGTTCAGGAATTGCCCGTGCTGCTGATACCCTGACTACCGTGTTAGAACCGGCGGGTGCAGGTCTGGCACTCTTGAGCATCCCTGACAGGATTTTTGGTTTGCTTAACAACTTGGGAATTATCAGGTTGAGAAACGATAACAATGACTGAGGAAACCCATACTACGCTCCGTAAGAATGATAGCGGTGTAAAAAGCCGCTCAGACATTAACTATGCGGTAGACACTCTGACTACAGTATTAGAAGCGGCTGCTTTAGGTATGAGAATCTTCAGCATTCGTGGCAAAAGTCGTAGCTTGCTTAACAACTTGAGGATTATTAAGTTGAGGCAGGAAATTAGGATTTGTTCTCTAGTGCGTCAATAAAAAAGTATGGATACTGAACACGATTACCAGTCCTATTCAACTAAGCGAAATGGCAAGCCGACTAATCAGCCGATGCCTCAAATGTACGCTGCTGGAGCCGACAGCGGAGATGGCGTGACGTTGGATATGGCTTGGCTGTTTGCAGTGGCGCGACGCCGATTCTTTGTGATGGCGGGAGTAGCGATCGCGCTGGGTGCGATCAGTGGAGGCTTGATAGTCTGGAATTCAAAAAAAATTATTCCAGTATATGAAGGCTACTTTCGGGTTTTAGTTGAGCCTGTCACTGCTGAAGGTCGGTTGGCTAAACTCTCATTGCTTGCTCAAACTGGAAGTTCAACAGGCGTTACAGACGTTTCCAAGTTAAGCGTAGCCGACTCCGATTTGGTAGATTACGAAACTCAAATTCGGGTTTTAAGAAGTCCCAAACTAATGGAGCCGCTGATCGATCAGTTGAGGAGCGCGTATCCAGACATTAATAGCTATAACTCCCTGTTGACTAAGCTAGCCATTAGCCGCGTCACTTATGAAAAAGATGGGAAACAAGGCGGAACTAAGATTTTAGAAGTCCGTTACCAAGATAAAGATACGAAAAAAATCAAGTTTGTATTGGGAAGGCTTAGAGATGCGTATCTCACGTACAGTCTTCAAGAGCGCCTGACAAGCTTGAATCGAGGAATTAAGTTTATTGATGAACAACTCCCCGAGCTACAGCAGCGAGTTGACACACTACAAAGGCAACTCCAAAAACTTCGGGAGCAGTACAGTTTGAGCGATCCGGAATCTACCGGAAGATTTCTGACGGATACCGCTCAGTCCCTTGAAACACAGCGAATAGGCGTTCAAAGCGAACTGGCTCAGTCAAGAACGCAATACATAAATCTGCAAAAACAGTTGAAACAAGGAAGTTCTCTATCTGTTATATCTAAAGATTCTAAGGCCTACGAAACCATAGTAGGGCAGCTCCAAAAGATA is a genomic window of Microcoleus sp. FACHB-831 containing:
- a CDS encoding phytanoyl-CoA dioxygenase family protein — protein: MNNSKQYYDENGYYIFRKLIPGYLIDKLLEEYKTNILPSKAPFFRQSSNKWESHKISNHGYAEESFLNVHDYPNYPAFCDAAKNIFCSPEVKKALAEITGYEEHNLVQSMLFDMNTATPAHQDWYYLDSMPPGHLLAGWFALEDIQEEAGRFYVLPKSNMLDMELTEDEKASNGPYLKKVKGYLDSHLSQISAPALQKGDVLFWNSRTIHGSLPTKNTQYSRKSLTAHYLPSNYQSGSRYATTPSAVDYATYNGMKYRLVPSAQKKYSLGAKLKTDLLQYLWYRPKLMRMAQAVKRIVKKS
- a CDS encoding glycosyltransferase family 2 protein, which translates into the protein MADWQLRTPVALIIFNRPDTTEKVFEAIRRAKPPKLLVVADGPRADKPDDAAKCAATRAIIERVDWDCEVLKNYSDINIGCGRRPATGITWVFENVEEAIIFEDDCLPHPDFFRFCDEMLEKYRDDKRVMAVGGTNVLGEWKSNIQSYHFSYHGSVWGWASWRRAWQYFDYDIKMWENPEVRTRIRDVMADDEQYKKREEIFESVYQKQRPTVWDYQWYFARMSQSGLTVIPSVNLVVNKGFGHKDATHTKSNNLGFPDIDKSPFKFPIKFNEFTVVDRDFEKALFKKIMPSRNLIVRIKNKVARLTDQLTTVRD
- a CDS encoding flippase, with product MLDKLAAVSQKITPGLRKVIGNTIWLSGDQILRLFIGLLVGRLVADYLAPYQFGLYNVSLAWAGLFGPIAKLGLDNIVVRDLTRSPSVKNEILGTAFVLKVIGAVLTLVLSIVAITLIKSPDSDITRWLVAIVAAATIFQSFETVDFWFQSQVQAKYTVWARTAAVLVISIVRIAFIQMRFPLVAFAWAMFAENVLIAIGLVLVYQKNGNSIKLWTGSVERGKALVKESWPLILSGMVIMIYMRIDQIMLQQMKNAEAVGLYAAAVKPSEMWYFVPTAIVNSVTPSIVKAKAAGEKIYYERIQTLFNLVVLLSYAVAIPITIFSSQIIMIVAGKKYIEAAPVLEVLVWAGLFVSLGLARVPWLITEGFMKFSAVTTAIGALINVVLNLLLIPSYGGLGAGIATVIAQFFAAYGAGAFYPKTRKIFIQQTKALFMIDVFKILIKKLKGL
- a CDS encoding O-antigen ligase, with amino-acid sequence MKELLVSSPLIILLILALGIIIFMLLFNFLGRSPKWAAISEKIYLGILMFPITGATGVTIMPFNKINPINLYNLDTTPPTIIGLLAFYIAGLILLSSRLRYTLKNFLNVIAVLITQDPFFCTFFLLMGLSGFWSQTPGYTFRTSIVVLIWSFYFIYIGKEFYWEQIYKILRWLTLFTVVLSIYYATFQPSIGVHPAGWMGILGHKNQFSFYMALSAVVWLLNAINNPKQRRWSIVVVILAFYALNKGGSGASKVLTVVLFSLWGYLGFVKKLKPQWAFVSVLLFIIVSVCLSILITDNLEFIVVDTLNKDMTITGRTDFWPLVIDKINSEPLLGFGMNGFWQPWRGKEFDPGGSIIVAKTQFVPPHAHNGFLDLALDLGWLGLALYLFSFFSSIAKGVLYLGRSQGTEAGLPLLLLTYIVMTNLTETGLHGMTGHWMWFVIITTRVNMDASVSSLSEHSRFQKPVYYEEGGVARAG
- a CDS encoding MBOAT family protein, with the translated sequence MLFNSSTFLVFVLLTFLIYYNPKLRTIQVPILVVASFIFYAWSSPALLILLVISILINAVVSFKVANASYREKLVWALGGVAVNLLILSLFKYGALLTNFFVDTFQASNKPEAGIVYLLLHLPLPVGISFYTFEGISLLVDVLRQPTKGAEDASSTQTSYVDGNLTNHIINTSFFVAFFPHLIAGPILKAKSFYPQIGIKYFRDIPWNFVFRTVVVGYFLKMVIADNLKDYTYWITYPYYQGLGTVTNLVLLFGYSMQIFADFAGYSLIAIGVAAAFGYQLPDNFNFPYISCSIAEFWRRWHISLSTWLRDYLYFPLGGNRKGKARTYINLMIVMTLGGLWHGAAWSYAVWGIFHGVGLAIERFLGLEKSNEQTSPSIPIWKQFFFDLIKVIFVFCFVSLGWLLFKLPNFGEAMDFLATLVRNVKVAPGLTYIVPVLIFSLPVVVYHIPHFPTFRNRQTEDLAKPKSLLWSVGKDIALGIMLVLLFLNSGSSQEFIYFQF
- a CDS encoding SLBB domain-containing protein, with protein sequence MISVSFSKLITKPVAGVTALALIVASCPMPVMAQAPRGTRLSPSRTINSGPLRTAYTLGGGDIIRINIFDVPQYSGDSQIPADGVLNVPLVGSVPVQGLTLTQAADRLSSAYARFLKRPIVTVTLVAPRPLNVFIAGEVNRPGSYAIPLVPGAGNIPGVQYPTVTQAITLARGITLTADISRVELRRPQRGAPDQVIVLDFRELIQTGGRGDYLTLRDGDRIFVPTTTIVNLPQTREIASANFGTDPSRPVNVAVVGEVLRPGSYNLIQRGGPSDLNIRPPSLTIAIQQAGGLKPLADLRRVQIRRLTKAGPEQLISINLWQLLQAGDINQDAILQEGDTIIVPTATALNPAESNQLSMANLSPETIQISVVGEVETPGTLKLPTNTTLNQALLSAGGFRRSRAKRDAVGLIRLNPDGSVSKRSINIDLAQGMNEQTNPMLRNNDIVVISRSGIARAADTLTTVLEPAGAGLALLSIPDRIFGLLNNLGIIRLRNDNND